The sequence atgGCTTTTTGcagtatgcaaaactgaattattcaagatggcttttctacacaggtaaTAAGACTGTATAAAATGGTATAGAAAGCTACTTGAATAAAAGACTATGTTATATACTACTTAGTATAGTTCATACTACCTGTTGTAAGTAGAATCCTACTATTTAATGTTTGCATCGTTTAACACATTatgttatgttttgcttcagttctcAGATTTCTGGTTGTCTCCAAATCTCTGCTATACAaattctattgtattgtttattggatgttccagttctgttgattgtattgacttactccaTGTAATCTACTTTGAGTTGTAATGACAAAGGGAgtataaataacttaaataaatacaaatacattaacagtgctatcctatgcagagttatacccttcaaagtccattgaaggcTGTAAATGAAAGGTTGCAGTCCTGGCACCCCTACTTTGGAGTAAACCACACTGTATTGAACAGAAGTTCAGTCTACATAAACATGCATGGGATCATGCTGTGGAATTTTAGCTGTCAGAATTGAAATGGTGTTCGGAATAAGTACTGAAGAATCTGACCCTCAGACATGTAGTATGACTGTAAACTGTTCCGTGGATACCTCTTTTAAAGTTACTTCAACATAATTGCTGTAACATGGAAAGTAACAAAGCAAGGTAAAAATAAGGATTTTCCTTACAAGAGATCTGAAATGCGAAATAGCAAGAACATAAGGTATATAGTTTCTAGGCAGTCAATTGCATATGGTTGTCAGTACTCATCCTTAGGGAGTGATTTCCTATACAGCACACAAAGACAGTGAATTAGTTTTATTAACCAAGTGGTAGTCAAAAGTTGAAAAGGCCACAATCCCATGTGCTTATTGACAAGTGCTATTCAGCACAGTGGGATTTACTTACAACTAATTGTGCTCTCCATCATCTTTCATGAACATCTGTAATTGTATATTCTCTGACTTCTGCGTTAATCAGCAATATTTACCTACAGTCTTATTGTAGAACGCCAGAGTCCTGTACAAGTGATGTGTACACATGTTGAATCAAGGTATGTACAGAGGGAGTAGGCGCAAGCATGTTAGCTCCACACTCTGTCCACGTACTATTGCATGATGGTGAGTGTGGCATCTATGCATGGAGGAATTGTATGTGCATAGGATCCATCCCCACAATTTGGAGTACTGTTTTTCAAACTGAACTTAATCAGCACTGCAAATTTGTTTCCCATTGATTACTTCTGCAAGTTTTGGGGAAGGGGATGTACCCAATGCCCAGTACACATACAAATTATAcacattttaaattaataaataaatacgtatAGAAAAGAAAACTGGCTTCTGCATTTTGAGAGCCAGCCCCTATGTGGCAGCCAACTTAAACGTTCCAAAACTGGCTGGTCTGGTTCAAATGAAAAGCTGGTTGGCAATTGTGGTCATATGTCTTCTATAAGACTTCTGTTCTTACCACTCATACTAACTAGTATCTATGAAACATAAGGCACAGAGACTTTATTAGGTCCTCTCAGGCCTCTGTTACGGCTTGCCACACAGAATTATGAGCACAGTTATGAGTGCAGCTGGGTGGTGACATCCCTATCTAGAAATGTTAGATTCAACATATACTTACTAATATGTATAGTAGAAAATAAGCTTTTTCTGAGGGCCAAGGGCCATAGAAATCATAGGAGAGcttgcagaggggggggggcgtgatttcATCTGATTTCCTTTCAAGCTGTAATTTCCCACAATTATATCCAACACTTTTTCTGAGCAGCTTGTGTGtggcagggagaaggggaagagatcTGTGCAGTGAATTCATTCCATGAATGGCTGGTTTGATTCATTCCTCTATATTTTATTGTACTTTGTATTTTGGCTGTAAAAATTCTATTCTATACGGTTAGCTATTTCTCCATATACCTTATCCCCTCCTGAGGCTCTCCTGTTACTGGTAATCTCTTGGTTTTCTTCAAGAGCTTCAGGACTCTTCAACAACTGCTTTAAGAGCTTTACtaaggagaatatacattttttaaaatcatgaataAATAAAGGATTTCTCCCTTCAGTCTGTGGTGTTCTGTAAAAAGTTCTCTTTGCTTCCCCTGATCAGAAACTGGTTTTTCTAGAAGACCACTGTAAGAAGTAATTAAGATGGTAGACTTTGTAGAGCAGTGGGCCTGGCCCTCAACCCTCACCTCAACAGTTGGCTAGCCAGCAAGCTCTTTTGCCTCAGATTTGGCAACTGGAGAGGAGATAGACTCCATTAAAAGCCCAGCTTTGACCCAGGAGGATTTAATATCCCTGACCCCTTACATTATTGATACTTTCTTCAATAGTGTAAAGATACTCAGACTCAGTGCCTCTCACGAAAGGCTAGGTATCTTCTTGCATGGATGTGAAGAAACTAATCCtggattattttaaattttaaaagacattcaGTCTCTCTTATAGAACACTGTAATTAAGTTTAttaaatacagttttaaaataattatacaaACAATGATTGTGTGTGGCCCTACACATATTAATAGAAGCCATTGAAAAATCAGTGGAGAACATTCCCATCCTGTGTGTGAAAGATAGCTGAGTACTGTAACGAGAAAGGACATGCTCCTTTCAACAGTGATTAATCAATCTGCTGAAGTTTGCCATCTCTGAATAAAAAAACTATCATGTTTTGAAAAATAATCTAAactgccattgggggggggcgggtttaaAATATGTATGACCCAGATAATGGTTATGTTTAGAAGGCTGTAATCCTTTTGAATATTAGAAACTACATCCATTCCATAATGTAAAGGGGAAAGCAAAGTTAAGGACATTGTGGGACATTGTGTTGtagattgatttttaaaaagttagactGAGACCAAGCTGGTAGAATCCCAAGCCTGCAACATTTTTAGGGTAATGATGACAAGAATTGCCTAAAATCTTCTCTAAAATAAGTAATTCCTACTTAATAAGGGTCTTTCGCTGCACTGATGTCCTAGATTTAAAGTCTAATCTTTTTTACAACTTAAAGAACCTTCCCTTTGAGATAAAGCTTAGCTTGTTTTAAGGCAGGACTTGAAAATTGCTTTAATTATCACTCAGGTTATTATCAacactgctgccattttgaatCATTTGCATTTCAGGAGAAGTttggtttatttttgttttgttctgctttgAAGGTCTCTagactagtttggtgtagtggttaagagtgcaggcctctaatctggagaaccaggtgtgattcccctctcctccacttgaaaccagctgagtgaccttgggtcagtcatagcttctaggagctctctcagccccactcacctcacagggtgtttgttgtggggataatgataacatactttgtaaaccgctctgagtgggtgttaagttgtcctgaagggtgatatacaAATAGAATATTGTTGTTAGGTTGTAGAGGAGAGAGCAGAATTCTCCACCTTGCTTTGTCCAAATAGTATACATCTATTAGTGTTGCACTAAGAACCAGTAATTTACTTGAAGCTTACCTGCTCACAGGTGACACTAAACCTGCATCAAGGTCCCAGCATGGACTTCAGTGCAACTAAATATTGGTTTCTTGTATATTTCAAGATTGTACCCATAGGTGGTATTTAATCAGGCAGTCTCTGTGATGCCTGTAGGCTCAGGCTTCGAAATATTTGTACATTGCTTTCTACTCTTCAAGTGTACTTTATTGACTCATGATGTACTGTCAGGAAACACTTGAAAAAGCTTCTTGTTATTGATTATGTTGCAGCTCTATGGTCACATAAAACCCAGCCTTTGTAAGCCAGCTTGCACCAGTTCAAGATattaataataatctttaaagcCTGGAATAAATTCAGTACACGATCCTGCAGAAGTGAATGTTGAGACATTCATTAATTACTCTTACTTCTGATTATGAGGCAACAACAGTTAACTTGTTGCTGTGCCAACACACAAGTGgcatggtccctggcccaaaggtcTTACAAGGAGAGAAATTATATTAAGGATTCCCAGAGTGCTCAGTTGGCAAGAGAGAGGTAAGTTGAGGTTATAATATTGAGCACAGTTATGAAATAAGATAAATAGCCCAGCACTGCTGCATCAGCACATAGGTGTTTAGAACCAGGGGATACCACAAATAAACCCACAAATCATTACACTAGCATTACAGCAacctgaaatatatatatttgcttaTATTTTATTGAGAATTATTTCATATTCAGGTGCAAGCTTAATTGATTTGAGCTGTAATTAAAGggtagttttgtttgttttaaatccaTTTGTTGACAAATGCAGAGAAAATGCATGCAATCAAAATACTAAAATAAAAATTTGTCTTTGGCTGTCTGAAATAGACCTTTGGAAAAGATGAGAGAAGTAGGGAACTGTTTTATAACTCATAGTGCAGGGATATACATTtttatgcaaaacaaaaacaaaaatccttCTGAAACTGCCAGCCTTAAAATGCCATGTTCCCATACAACCTTTAAGTTAAATCTCTGACACAGCCAGCTTTCAACAGACAGACAATAAAATAGAACaagaaatacataaaataaattaatgtgCTGGCACCACTTAACTTAAATGTCACATCCAATGCATTCAGCTCCTACGTTAGATTAACCAAGCTGACTTTATAAAATCTCCCAAAAAGAATACAATCTGATAAGAAGTTGCTGGACAAAAAGTATTGGGGAGGTGCGCTTGCCAGAAAAACAAGGGGCAAGCTGTTTTTTTCCTCtcaagtactttttaaaaaactatacaTCGTAGTTAAATAGTCAAGTTTTGCTATGAGTTCTGTTTGTagagctgcaaaaaaaaattgctgggcTCACACCCAAACCTGCTCTAGGATCTTCCCTCTCACTTATAGGGACTCTCCATTGAGCAACAGAATTCTTGaatccagaattggcaaccctactgtaatTCTGCAGTCTTTCCAGTAGTCAGATGAGTTCCTGATTTTAGGTCCAGCTCTCTCACTGAGAATATATACATGCCTTGGCTTCACAGTTTTCAAAATCTGAGGCATGCCTCTCAGTGGACATCCTTTCCAAAGTGTTCTGTACATCTTAACTGGAAAGGAAGCAGTTTGGTTGCACGCAGTAGCAAGTCAGTTTAATATAGGCAGGTCTCTGCCCTTCTGTCATTTTACCACCCATATCTCCATACACTTAAGTTACTTGTCTAAGCTTTTGATGCTTCATAATTACCTTTTTTACTTTAAACCATCATTTGATGGtcattttatctttattttcCTAGAGCTTTTTCTTAACAAGTGTTTTGCATTGCTTTAGGAAAAAAATAATTTGCCCATTTAATGTTAAATGTTTATTGAAATTTGAATTAGATCTAACTTTCAGAAGCGGATTCATTTCAGCTCCATACAAACGGCTGCATTATAGTGGTCCTAGCCTATTTTCTTGAACTCCATAATAGAAGAATTGAACCTTCTAGTCAGTTTCGTGTATTTTTATGTCACAGTATCACATGTTCACAGTCCCTAACAGTTGCTCAATTCCAGGAATACTAACATTGCTGTGCTCACAGTCTTATTTCTTTTCCCCCTAGGTAATAACCTTGATGCTATTCATGATATAACAGTAGCATATCCTCAAAACATTCCTCAAACTGAGAAGCATCTTTTATATGGGAACTTCCCCAAAGAAATTCATTTTCACGTCTGCCGATATCCAGTACAATCTTTGCCAGTCTCTCGGGAAGATCTGGAAGTCTGGTGTCAGAAACgctgggaagagaaagaagagaggcTTCGTTCGTTCTATGAAGGCAAAAAATACTTTGATGCAACAGGGCGAAGCAGAATCCCCCCCTGTAAATCTGAGCTCAGGGTCATGGTGGTGAAGTGCATTTCACTCTTGTACTGGACACTGTTCACACTTGCTGTGTTTGTGCTGCTATTCTTGTACAGCTTTGTACGGTGGTATTTTGTGGTTCTGGTTGTCATTTTTGTTGTGCAACACAAACTGTTCGGTGGGCTCGAGTTGATTGAGCTTGCACGTCATCGACTTGGTAGCAGTAAACAGAAtttacacaatttttaaaaaaactaaatttaTTTGGGATATTGTAGGAAGGGAAGGGGGGTATGTTTGTGGATGTTTTTCAGATGTGTTACAAACTTCGTAAACTGGAATCAGATTTTGCATGAGAATTGTTAGACTTCCTTACTGCTGTCATTGGTTAAATACACTTTGCACTTACATTGTGAAAAAGGTAGGCATTGCTACATCTAAAAAGTTATTTTTGAATGTATATTTGGTGTTTCTTTTGCCAGCAGCTAGTGTCTACAATGTAATTACAAAACAGTTTGCTGATTATTCAAAATATATAGCCATTGAACGTTTCAACAGTGAGTTCTAAATATAACTGGACAAATCGTGAAGCTAAAATTAGTAGTCTGTGGTTTCTACACGCCTTTCCATAAATCAAGAACAAGATTTGAACATCCCATTGCATTACATGATTAGCATTTCTCTCTCTGTAATtctcttttctgttctctcttgCAGGGAGATAACGGATTATACAATTACCATCATTAGCATCAGCAAATTTTTGGGTTTACAGGATTAAAAAACAAAGCAGGTCTTAGTTTGGATCCACTGTATTGTACTCCATTTAGACATGCCTGTTTTGCCTCTTAATTGAATGTATACAACTTGCCAATTGCAATCCCATTTTGAAGTGGTTCAGAAATCTGTGAGGTGTATCTATGGAAAATATTTCTGATTTATCTTCACGACAGATCTAGGCACTGTGGTCTCCAAAATATTCCATCTCATTTTGATGACCTGCATCCTAGTCAAGGGAATGGCTTGACATATTTTCAGAAAATGGGCCATCCTACATTTGAAACTGGGCTGGCCTGGAACATGAACTGTGGCAAACTATTTCCAACGCAGGAAAGCTTATATCCAACAGAAAGTCAGTGGGAAActtgggaagaaaaaaatattgtgaCTCGTTTAAATTAAAAGAGAATTTTGATTGTTAAAAGAATTCTCTTTCCCCCTGAAATTAAAATAGAATTAATTGCAAAAGTAGCATTTATATTGCAACATGGTCCCCATTGGGATTGAAATATAACATGGCATGTTATATAATATAAAATTCAAATAATGTTCTCAAAGCCTCATGTGGCACATATTACTATGCTGTCCATAACAAGATTCACTCCAGCAGTTTCAGTACAAAAATCCTCCTTCCTATCCTCCTCAGGTTCTGAGAGTATGAAGAGATGGTACATTACAATGCCAACAAAGGAAAGCACATAGCATACATACTTGAAAGATACATGATAGAAGCTCTTACCTTCCTTGTGAAAAATCTAGTGGATTTTTCAAACAATATATCATAACTATGTCCTGAATTTCACTTCCATGAATATGTGTAAgagatttttattttctttattcaaAAATGTTTGTTTGCTTAATTCTAGTATGTAAGACTCAGTAAGCTAGTTTTACCTACTCTTGTGAAAACAATAGAATCCTAAAAAACAATTTTAGAGGGTTTAGCTAGCATGTGAAGCTGAGACATCAAGTCCGACCATTATCTTGCAATGTAAATTCCCTTACAGTTGTGCCGCTCTACATGGCTTCATTGTCAAGGGATGCCTTATGGGAACAACACTATGATACTGTCATGGCATAACTATAGAGAACACTGGGCTGAAGGCGGATTCAAAGCACAAGAGGATGAGCCACTACTGGCCTGCACAATCTGTGACCCAAAGCAACAAAACAGCCACATTTGCCAGTGATCTTAGAGAAGTCTTTAAACCTGTTTTCTGTTCCCTGACAGAGATTGCAAATATAGGAGATTTTCAAACATCTGTCAGGCTACAATACATGGCTGGTAAGATGGAGTCTGTTTATATGGCTTAATCTGCAAGCTGTTTCCCATTTTCCAGAGCAGCTATCACCTTCACTGTTGAAGTCAAAAAGTTACACCATTCTGTcgactaactgtgcaatcctaaggagagttactccagtctaagctcattgatttcaatgggcgtagactggagtaactctccttaggattgcactgtaaatgcccTTTTAGGCTTTGGTAACAAGAACTCTCTCTTCACTATCATCTCTAAGCAATTGTCTGCTATTGTTTTAACAACCAAAATCTTACGGTCACCCACTCTACCTTCTGAACTTCCTTCAAATTAATTTCCTTGCTTAATCATATGTCATGTCATATGACATGTTTTCCTCCTCAGCACTCCACCCTCCTTTAGCAATATAGTGCACTCTTGTGGTCTGCCTTTGTTACCAAATCTTTACAGATGGCAAAGCATGCCCAGGCATTTTCACTGCACTAAATATTAGTAATGTCAGAGCCATAAAACAGCATGTAAATCCTATGATCATAATAATGTCATATCGAGTTCCACGTGCTTGTCACGTCAAGTTCCATGTGTTTGTTCAGTCTCTATTGCTTCTGCAATGCATTTTATAGGTTCATTTTATAAATTGTGTATTAAAATAAACAGTAGGGTATGAAAGATCTCCAGAATAGCCTTTGTTTTTGAATTTTACTGAAACGTTGAATGTTTTAGCCATGAATGAACAGCATACCCTACAGCCACAATAAAGACTTTAAAATGTACACTAGTTTTATTGACCTGTTTGGATAAATATCAGCTGCAAAAATGGACCCTATTTCTTCAGACCTGCAGCCTTTTGTTTAGAGTTTAATAGAATAGTTGTGCTATTATAGATGAATAGTAGAAGTGAAATAGAAGCGAGTCAAGATTGTTTAAACTAGtagatatctttttaaaaagaaagaatgctTCAAAATCATTCTAGgtcagtttaacacagactgttCTGGGCCTAGTAGTGTGCTGGGACTGCTCAACAGCCCTTCAGGATGGATAAGAGAGCTACCCTCCCATGTTAGATTTTTGGTCTAGGATCAGGTATGAACCCCCTTAGGTCCATGGACCCTCCTTGGGCGCAGCAGACCTGGCTGTGACTTGCACTGAGGCTGAGCTGCTTGCCGTTGCTCACACGTCTCTGCTGAGCTTCAGGCAAGTGACGATCCCAGCAATGTTCTCAGCCAGCAAGCACTCTCTGTGCTGTGGATATACTTGTGTCTGATAAAGTGTACTCTAGTCCATGAaaacttatgcaacaataaatctGCTGTTTTTCAAGCTGCCACAAGGTTTTTGCTTTAGATGTAGCAAACTAGCACAGATATCGCTTGGAAGCTGAAACTTTGGGAGcaccagacatcagaaccttgtaattatgggtgacttcaacttccctgatgtgtgctgggagacatgctcagcaaagcgtcaggaatcatgcaatttcctgacctgcctggccgataacttcctttttcaaaaggtggaggaagctacaaggggttcggccatactagacttgatattaaccaacagggaagaattggtagatgagatgaaggtagtggggaccttagggggaagtgaccatgtccttcttgaactccagttgctgtggggagccaaggaagttcatagccagactcgtaggttagattttagtagggccaacttcgatgaactcagaggcttgatgagagtcattccgtgggggagtgtgctggaaggaaaaggagcgagtgaagggtgggccattctcaaacacgagcttttgcaagatcaagccttcactatcccagcaagacggaaacatggtaagagctccaagaaaccgatgtggatgcacagagagctccagaataagttaagggagaaaaaggaaatgttcaggaaatggagagaaggacagacctctaaagaggagtatatgagggttactaggtactgcagatcagccatcagagaggccaaagctcagtacgagctgggtctgacCAGGAGGTcttgctacaacaagaaaaacttctacagatatgtgagaagcaaacgcaaggtaaaagaggcaattggaccactgttgggagtagatggagaaactctgatgcaggacagagaaaaagcagacaggcttaatgacttttttgcctctgttttctccctgaagaactcaggcacatctagagatagtagaaaatgtggcaggacacctgagtggctaattgacattgacagagaggtagtggagaggcatctggctgcactggatgaatacaaatcccctggtccggatggggtgcacccaagagtgctgaaagaactttccagagaacttgcagaacccctgtccatcatcttcaaggcctcctggaggactggggatgtgccacaagattggagaagagcgaatgttatcccaatctttaagaaagggaggaaggatgacgcgggaaattacaggccggtcagtctgacttctgttgctgggaagatattagaacagattttaaagggatcaatctgtaagcatctgaaggaccactcagtgatccggggcagtcagcatggttttgttcctaacagatcctgccagaccaacctggtttccttctttgatcgagtgaccagcttactggatcgggggaactctgttaacgtgatttatctggatttcagtaaagcttttgataaggtctcccatgacattctgatgggcaaactggaagactgtggagtagactataggacagttcggtagatagggaactggttggaggaccgcactcaaagagtggtggtcaatggcgtttcatcagattggagggaggtgtccagtggggtgccgcagggctcggttttgggcccggtacttttcaatatttttatcaatgatctggatgaaggagtggaagggctgctcattaaatttgctgatgataccaaattgggaggggtagcaaacacccaagaagatagaattaaaattcaacaagacctgaatactctggagaagtgggcagctgtgaataggatgcaattcaacaaaggaGAAAAACGAGGGGAACGGTCCAAAACTACAGAAAGGAGAGACgtcgaaaaacgagtcaacagaccgtatTGAACTGCTTCAATTGTAttggttgttaccagaactgctctttattataatggggaattagctgtagcagtctgtaactattaatattaagcgaggatcataacctatgtttacggaggtcccgatcccagacactctagtgaaaaaagaggcagacaaagagtaaggtccaaacacgtgtattgagtgtagcgtaagcctagcttgcacaatcatacaaagaacatacaaggtctaagaaatacagagtaggaaatacagagacgttcgcattagctggttcccaacgatgatagggggaatactcacttatcctgaagcgaagcagagacacaacagcgaggtggcccaatgccagcactgggaccacagacggacagcaaggaagtctggataggaatggcctaagcaccgagt is a genomic window of Eublepharis macularius isolate TG4126 chromosome 1, MPM_Emac_v1.0, whole genome shotgun sequence containing:
- the LCLAT1 gene encoding lysocardiolipin acyltransferase 1 isoform X2 → MNHRTRMDWMFLWNCLLRYSYLRLEKICLKSSLKGIPGFGWAMQVAAFIFIQRKWEEDKNHFENMLDYFCDIHEPMQLLIFPEGTDLTENTKARSNEFAEKNGLQKYEYVLHPRTTGFTFIVERLRDGNNLDAIHDITVAYPQNIPQTEKHLLYGNFPKEIHFHVCRYPVQSLPVSREDLEVWCQKRWEEKEERLRSFYEGKKYFDATGRSRIPPCKSELRVMVVKCISLLYWTLFTLAVFVLLFLYSFVRWYFVVLVVIFVVQHKLFGGLELIELARHRLGSSKQNLHNF